In a single window of the Arachis hypogaea cultivar Tifrunner chromosome 6, arahy.Tifrunner.gnm2.J5K5, whole genome shotgun sequence genome:
- the LOC140173795 gene encoding protein FAR1-RELATED SEQUENCE 5-like — protein MDVEFDWLPKLGKTFNAVEEAWQFWIDYGGRMGFGVRKQYSNKNADGKILSLRFVCAKEGVRKSDKRDSLTVIPRLETRTNCGVKLGIRYIKGIEKYEIHDFFSEHNHPLHLPHTTHMLACQRKISQVQAQEIKMADDSGITQRASFELMSRQVGGRENIGYTRLDQKNYLRTKRMKSMAYGEAGSLLAYFQQESLENPSFSHAIQLDLEEQITNIFWADTKMIMDYEYFGDVVTLDTTYSTNNAGRPLAVFAGFNHFRGVVIFGAALLYDESSDSFEWLFREFLKTHKNKKPRTIFTDQAAAMANGLAKVMPETYHALCSWHLMQNGIKHLGDLMKNGSYFLRDFKACMYEYVDETNFKEAWDKLLDDYDLKENKWLMNLYKLKEKWARCYMNNAFTIGMRSTQLSESLNADLKNCMKPNLNIIQFFNHFKRVVNDKRYNELQEEFQSRQKLPRLKMRLQLLLPRRVTLGLPPPAILLPYMRGAGFGYAVKLRNFKFDNFLISAFVK, from the coding sequence ATGGATGTAGAATTTGATTGGCTACCTAAATTGGGCAAAACTTTTAACGCTGTCGAAGAAGCATGGCAATTTTGGATTGATTATGGTGGGAGGATGGGATTTGGTGTCCGCAAGCAATATTCTAACAAAAATGCAGATGGAAAAATTCTAAGTCTTAGATTCGTCTGTGCCAAAGAAGGTGTTCGTAAATCAGACAAAAGAGATTCTTTGACGGTCATTCCTAGACTTGAAACAAGGACTAATTGTGGTGTAAAATTAGGAATCAGATATATTAAAGGCATTGAAAAATATGAGATTCATGATTTTTTCAGTGAGCATAATCATCCTTTGCATCTTCCACATACAACTCACATGTTAGCATGTCAACGGAAAATATCTCAGGTTCAAGctcaagaaattaaaatggcagaTGACTCAGGAATCACACAACGGGCTTCATTTGAATTGATGAGTAGACAAGTTGGTGGAAGAGAAAATATTGGTTATACACGTTTAGACCAAAAAAATTATCTTCGTACCAAAAGAATGAAAAGCATGGCATACGGGGAGGCAGGCAGCTTGTTAGCATATTTTCAAcaagaatctctagaaaatccatCATTCAGTCATGCTATTCAATTAGATTTAGAAGAACAAATAACGAATATTTTTTGGGCTGATACAAAAATGATCATGGATTATGAATATTTTGGTGATGTGGTTACTCTTGACACTACATATAGTACTAATAATGCTGGTAGGCCTTTGGCTGTATTTGCAGGATTTAATCACTTTAGAGGGGTAGTGATATTTGGAGCTGCACTTCTTTATGACGAGAGTTCAGATTCATTTGAATGGCTGTTTAGAGAGTTTTTGAAGACACACAAAAACAAGAAGCCTCGAACTATTTTCACAGATCAAGCTGCTGCAATGGCTAATGGTTTGGCTAAGGTAATGCCTGAAACATATCATGCTTTATGTTCTTGGCATTTGATGCAAAATGGCATAAAACATCTTGGtgatttgatgaagaatggtTCTTATTTTCTGCGAGACTTTAAAGCATGTATGTATGAATATGTAGATGAAACTAATTtcaaagaagcatgggataaatTATTAGATGACTATGATCttaaggaaaataagtggttgatGAACTTGTATAAATTAAAGGAGAAGTGGGCAAGATGCTATATGAACAATGCATTTACTATTGGCATGCGGAGTACACAGCTTAGTGAAAGTTTGAATGCAGATCTCAAAAATTGTATGAAACCAAACCTAAACATCATTCAATTTTTCAATCACTTTAAAAGAGTTGTCAATGATAAGAGATACAATGAGCTACAAGAAGAATTTCAATCCAGACAGAAGTTACCCAGGTTGAAGATG